The following nucleotide sequence is from Halapricum desulfuricans.
CTGCTCGTCGAGGAGGGAGACGTTCACGACCTGGCGCTCGTGCCGGGCGATCCCGGCCGCGTCGACCGTATCGCCGACCGCTGTGAGGACGTCGAACTCGTCGCACAGAACCGCGAGTACAAGCTCGTCAACGCCACCTACGAGGGGCGACCGCTGACGGTCTGTTCGACCGGAATCGGCAGCCCTTCGGCCGCGATCGCCGCCGAAGAACTTGCCGCTGTCGGCGTCGAAACCCTCGTCCGCGTGGGGACGACCGGGGCGCTCCAGCCGGGCATCGAAATCGGCGACATGATCGTCGCGACGGGCGCGGCCAAAGACGAGGGAACGACGAAACGCTATGAGTCCGCGACTGTCCCGGCCGTTCCCGACTACGAGGTACTCTCCGGGCTCGTGGGTGCGGCCGAGCGGATCGAAGACGAGACCGCGGGCGGGACCGTCCACGTCGGTCCGATCGCGACCGACGACGCCTTCTACGCCGAGACCGGCGAGTACGTCGACGCCTGGGAGGCGGCCGGACTGCTGGCCGTCGAGATGGAAGCGGCCGCGCTGTTCACGCTCGCCCGTCGGAAGGAGCTGTCCGCGGGCGCGATCTGCACCGTCGACGGCAACCTCGTCGAGGGAACCCAGAAGGGCGAGACCGACGACGAGGAACTGCCCGAAAAGGCACGAGACAACGTCGAACGGGCGATAGAGATCGCGCTCGAGGCGGCGACGGGACTGTAGCGCGGACCCCGAGATCTGCCGCCGAAGCGGGGGTCGTGACCGGAACGGGGCCACGGATTTTTTGTCCCTGTAGGCGGATCGGACGGTAAGCCATGTTCGGCCCGGCCGATAGCGTGCGAGGGCTCTCGAAGCGGATCTCCAGGCTGGTCCACGGGAGGGTTCGGGCGTTTCGCCGGTGGATCGAGACGACCCGCAATCTGGTCCACCTCTCGGTGCTGCTCGCGCTGCCGCTGTTGCTGGGGACCGTGACGGCGCTGTCGAACGCGATCGACCTCCTGCCGTTTCTGCTCTTCCCGCCGCT
It contains:
- a CDS encoding nucleoside phosphorylase, encoding MAKQPHLLVEEGDVHDLALVPGDPGRVDRIADRCEDVELVAQNREYKLVNATYEGRPLTVCSTGIGSPSAAIAAEELAAVGVETLVRVGTTGALQPGIEIGDMIVATGAAKDEGTTKRYESATVPAVPDYEVLSGLVGAAERIEDETAGGTVHVGPIATDDAFYAETGEYVDAWEAAGLLAVEMEAAALFTLARRKELSAGAICTVDGNLVEGTQKGETDDEELPEKARDNVERAIEIALEAATGL